In the Drosophila willistoni isolate 14030-0811.24 chromosome 3R, UCI_dwil_1.1, whole genome shotgun sequence genome, TTAtctcaaataaaatatggagAAATATACTAGATAGAGCGAATGAAGAAATAAATACTCCTACAGttatacataagtaaaatAGTTTTTTCCAGTACATCAAACATTTGCTTTCAGAGAACTTATCCCAGTCAATGAGAATATTTTCAATTAGGCAACACGATGATTAACATTTCAATCTAAATGGATATATTCAATTGTAATGGAGAAgcatttgaatatttattgtATAATATTTCTATAGCAGAAATGTCCCATGATGACGAGCCCTATGCCTTGAGAGTATTTTTGGCAACCACATGCTCAGAATTGACGTACATTTTTTGCGCTAATTACATAAAGTTATATTACTCTGACAGGGCGCCGAGAATTTGATACGTTTCATAGAGCTTATGTCTGGTATGGTGGAAAGGGCTATAGGTAAAGTCAAAACAGAAAGtctgataaaaaaaaaggaaaacaacaacgaaacaAACATGAATTAAAGGTGTGAGATAATGGAAATGGTCATCAAACAGCAAAGAAACCAACGAGTTCCAGAACACTATGTATAAACATTTATTGTACAATCAAAacatagacatacatacaaagaTAGATATAGTACATACTATACCCACACACAaaactcactcactcactcatttATAAAGATAGAGAGTGGGAAAAGGTACGtcataataacaaaaaaaaaaaaaaaagctctcACCAGTTGTAGTACTCTTTAAATGAATCCCTCTCTTGCCTCTTTTTCTCGTTGTCGTAACTTTAACTTACTCAACACACTTCAGATTCTGACTGGTGAACCAGCGGTCTGTCTGACAACTGACTAACATAAGGCTCGATCCCAATCCAACATAAGAAAAGTAAAAAGACTTCCGAATTGCTCGCCTTGACCGCTCTGTCACTCTGTAGTGCGATAAGAAAGCTACTTTCATATATGCAAGCCAAACATTTACCCCAGATGAGAGCATGAGCGTTGCTCGATTGCCGGCAaatggctggctggctggctgactggctggtaCAAGGAGACCCGCGGCACAGAGGTTCACATACATAGCATGCCGCCAACGTGCGATCAGTACGATTTCTGTGCTCAAACGCAACGTTTGTGCTTGCCTTCTCCAGCCAAAGACAGCTGACCGGACCTCATCCCCTTTCCCCGAATCGAATTAGGCGAGACCAGTTTTTTTGTGGCCAGCAATGACGTGCTGAGGTCGTCGCTCGAATGTTTATACGCTCTCGCTTCTTTCTCGTAATTTGAGTGTGTTTTTTCGGATTTCGGTGTTTTGCCaaaatatcaacaaaaattgtatctATATTTCTGCTAACGGAAAGCGGTaacaagcaacagcaacaaactACAATTCACATTTCAAGGTAATTTTTGTTCAATCAATTGGATGAGCCGGAAGGGAATTAACAGCGAATGCATTTGCTATCCGAAAATGCAATTGTTGCACATTAGCAACTATTCAATTTATGAGTGAATTTTGCTTACTATGCACGCTCGTTGAAATCCAATTACAACGTTTTGGAGAAGTGTTTAGGAAAACTAACTaacaggcagacagacagataatGTGCCGATGGGATTTATTCAATTATCACGCTATTTTTGACTTTAATGATCTCTACGGCGCGAAGAGATGGATCAGCTGTTTCATTTAGTAGTTCTCACAACTCAAGAAGAAGGGGCGCGACTCTATAAAAAACGACCAGTTTTATTCATATCTGATGGGATCATGTGATTTTTGTTTGAATATTCGACTTTGACCATCGTCCACACACGTTTAGATAGCCagataaaatttattaaaacaaGAGTAAGACATATACAATATGCATATATTCAAAACAGATTCCAATTTATGAACCATATGCGGCACGTGGCCAAGCTCACAGAGAAAAAcgtacaaaataaataaataatttgacgtgcataaacaaacaaacaaatgctAACAATAGATGTCCTATGCTGCGATTTTGTTAACAATAAAGATGTTATCAATACCCAAAAACAACATATTGCTATTGATAAGTGAGTGAATACTTTTATACCTGGCGGATACCTTTATACTTGGTAACAATATCAACGAATCGAGCCccaataatttgttttatggcaaaacacacaaaaacaagtACGAAGAGCAGTTCAAAATACATATTGCATATCGATTctgaagtaaaaaaaaacaccaaccGTGTTGGCGATAAAGTATCTAAAGTTCAATGTATCTTTACTTGTAACCAGCTGTGTCTAGTCGAGGCAATAATAAGTTTAAATACTAATGCATGGCTCGTTTTAAAATGGATTATCCAAGAATTAAAAAaggaatattattattttaaactaAGTAAAATTCGGCGCAAAAAAGATGTGTACTTTTAATTGATATTAAGCTTATTTGAGAATAACTTTTTAAAATCGActttcaaaaaatattgaatgttgaaatgttgaaaaatttttaaaatactcTAACGGTTTATAGATTTCTATAGAAAGATTTCTATTATTTTACATTCTATATTCCAATATAACACATAACACAAATTATATCCAGAATTTTTATCTACTGACGAATGTTATAAAGTTTTTATAACTCATTTTAAACACTAACAGTTTTTATGGTTATGAgttttttaaaactaaatattttaactCTTTCCGTTTCTAACTATATGGCCAATCTACTATACTCTTTGTAAGGGTATTAACAGCTGTCGTAACTAAGATCAACAAATATTTGGCTGGAGATGCAGATTGCTCATTGCCAATGTCAATGCTTCTGCCAATGCCACAATTAAATCCAAATGCTGTgtactttataaataaattcaaacttTTGCTTAAATATTATTCGCTATTTACGTAGCAAAAAGTTCACACATTTTAAAACTCTCGTAACAAGTTTAATATTTAATGAATGACTTCTTGCATTTACTTACCAGTCAAAGAAAAAAGATGACTAAAATAACTAAATTCTGttcacaatttttaatttagtcACGCTTTTAGAAATAAAAACTtgacaatttgttttgtttttcctccGATTTACCGAGTGCGATTAGTGTTGCAAAATCCATGCGGCATGGGGCAGTGCTGTAAAACAAGATTGTCTCTGCTAAATAACAGCATGTGCTGTTGAGCGcaaaaatagatttttaaatattgCGCGCGCGCATAAGTAATGGGTAATAGAAAAGCTTTAAGATGTAACTGTACGTTCGTTTTAGTTACCACCCGGCGCAGCTGATTTCGCTTAAGTCACAGGTGTGCAACATACATAGCAATGACGTAACATTGAAGAACTGGTGTAACAATTaactaactaaataaataatgcCAGCCCCGCCACATGGATAGAAATAAGCTGTTCctaatacaaatatttaccTAGGTAAATTTCTAATCGCACACTAATTCAGAATGGACAATTTCATGGTCTCTCTTGCAGTTAACAATTTTATATCGATTTTGACGAAATGTCCACCCAGCAAAAGCAATCCCGATGGTATTTTGGCGGCTTGGCCAGTGCTGGCGCTGCCTGCTGCACACATCCTTTGGACTTGATTAAGGTGACTCTGCAAACGCAGCAAGGGAAACTGTCTGTCCTACAGTTGGTGCCAAAAATTATACGCGAACAGGGCGTATTGGCTTTTTACAGTGGACTATCGGCATCCATGTTGCGGCAGTTAACGTACTCGACAACTCGTTTTGGTGCCTACGAAGTGGGAAAGGATTTCATTAACACAGACACCTTCACGGGCAAAATAGCATTGGCGGGGCTCTCTGGTCTAGCTGGCGGTATAGTGGGTACACCGGCAGATATGGTCAATGTGAGAATGCAGAATGATGTGAAGCTACCCAAGGAGCAACGTAGAAAGTAAGTAATCAGCAAAAAATATGCTTAACTGGAGCTGTGTTGACTGAAATAACAATATTTTCTTCATAATAGTTACAAAAATGCCATTGATGGACTCTTCAAAGTCTACCGACAGGAAGGATTCACGCGTCTGTTCTCTGGTGCCACAACTGCAACTGGTCGTGGCATACTAATGACCATTGGACAGATTGCCTTCTATGATCAGACAAAGGTTTACCTGCTGTCGACACCCTATTTCAAGGATAACCTGGTAACGCATTTCACTGCCTCTCTGGTAGCTGGCACTATAGCTACTACACTAACCCAACCATTGGATGTGCTGAAGACACGATCAATGAACGCCAAACCCGGAGAATACAACGGGCTTTGGGATATTGTACGACACACAGCCAAACTGGGTCCCATGGGCTTCTTCAAGGGCTACATTCCGGCTTTTGTGCGTCTGGGTCCTCATACCATAATCACGTTTGTGTTCTTGGAACAGTTACGTCTCAACTTTGGCTACATCAAGTCCAGTTAACTCTAGTTAAATCTAAGTTAAAAGATGTTTAGCAAGAAACCCAATCGTAATGCTAACATTCCAGCTACATTCGGCTGCATTTGTGCTTAAGCTTTAATTAAGccaaaatatattatttgttaacTATAAAGATGCTTTAATTGTTGCATATTATGTCTTAGCTTCATATAAATAACTTTGAGAGATTAGATTCGACAATGCATacttattatttttcattgccgtgtttgttattaattaaatatgtaattgttattaatgGTCGAGCATCTGATTTTACTAGTGCCGTTCCGCAATAAAACATTGAAATggttaaattttgaaaaaaaaaaaaaacaaaaccaaacaaaggcaataattaattattaattaattttaacaaAGTCCACTTCCGTGACAACTTCCGATTGCATCTAAGTACGTGTCCCTTGATCCATATAAATATTGTGTGTTGCCCGCAGTCATTTCATATTGGGTTGTGAAATGGCAAATCAATGGACTTGGATGCTTTGCATCTTGCTGACCGGACAACTGCATCAGCTTCAAGCCAAGGAAAGGGAGGTAAAGCTACACAAGATCGAAAAGATTCGAGAGGATGAGCATGCCTTTAGAAGCGAATTGCATTTAGGTGAACGAGATGAGGAAGGACATCTGCTGATTAATGGAGAACTGAAACAACATGAAACCGTAGACAACGACTGGAAAGTAAGTATTCAGGTCATAGTTTCTATCAATGATAATGGCAACTCAACAAATTTGCTTGCAGCTACACATTAAAATTCATCGTGCTGAAAATCCCGACGATGAATTTGAAGAGTTCCTTAACATCCCCCATTTGGCTGTTTGCGATGTCATGAAGTCCTATTACAAGGAATTCTTCTATGAAAGCCTCAAAGAATATTCAAATGCGCCCCATCCGGATACATGTCCTTTGCCGCCAGAGCACTATCATCTCAGGGACTATCCACTGGATGCACGACGTTTGGGACGTTTTCTCATACCCGGATATTATCGCTTTGTAAGCAAACTTACTAAGGATGATGAGATCAAGATAGAGTACCTGCTTGAGTTGCaagtcaattaaaatttattcataTGATAACATCTGCTTCAAAACTTCGTCGTATACGTATTTCTTGGCCTCGGTACCCCAAATGAAATCCAAATGGGCCCATTTCTCAAACGGCACTAGATAGTCCAAGGCCATGTTGGGTAGCTCATCACGGAGTTGTCTCACATCACTTATATCGCACATCCAATCATTGGCTCCATAATACAGCAGGACAGGTGCCTTGGCGTTCTTTAGCTTGTAGTTGGGTGGGGTGTAGCTGCCGTATTCATAGGGATTACGGATGACCGAATAGTCAAATTTACGGAATTTTTTCGAATTAAACTCTTGACAGAAATGCAGATTTTGATTAACCGAAGCTCCAGCTGGAGAAGTTGCCTTAATATGCTCCAATAGCTCCTACATGGAGAATATAGAAGAATTATACTAAATAGACAATTTATTATTCACTTACATAGTCCAATTGCTCGGAATCGTAGCCTCCGATCAGGAAGATCTCATTGGCACACATGTCGGCATAGGGTGAGGTAGCCTGGCACATTTCAATGCCCAAATCCTGTTTAAACTGATTGCTCGGCATAAACTCCATTGAACCGACCAACTCAACCATGGCATTGGGTTGTCCCAGAATCGGGGCAAAGGCACGTGTTAAGGGACTCTTCATGTTTCCCATGTAAGCGGCAGGTCCCAGCAAATGGGCGGACTTGATTTTGTCATTATATTCTGGCTTCTCTGACATCATTACCAAATAGACAGTGGTGCCTTGTGAGTGGCCCACATATTGCAATTGTTTTTGGCCGGTATGCTCCAATATATAGTCAATTGTGGCTGGCACATCGTAGATGCCAATCTCGTTCCAACTGAAATTCCAGAATATTTGCCAATATGTTGGCCAGTACTTATGGGCCTTGGAATAGGTATTGCCACGGGCATTGCCCATCCAAACGTCGTAGCCAGCATCGGATAGAATGTATGCCAAAGCCTTTCCTGGTCCCATTAGCACCCAATCCGAGGATGAGCTAAGCATGCCATGAAATAGCAATACCACAGGTGCACCACTCTCTTTCGGCGGTATGCGATGCATGGTCAGAATATAGTTATCAGTGGTGGTAACTTGATGCGTTTCCACCGCATAGCCATCATCGACAATACGCTCCGCCTATCATGATACTCgttaaaactttaaactaaAATGCTCTCCCTTTAGCTGGACTTACACAATCCGATATTGGCCTCTCTCCGGCCAGGGCTAGGCCCAAAATGGTTAAAACGATGCCCACTTGAAAGGCTCCCATCATTTTTACTGTGGTGCGTGCGATCGCCAACTGTCTTTTTATATAGGAGAGGTCGTCTATCTGCGTCTACTATCATTATCTATCGATAGTAAGTTGTAATCAAATATTCAGAGGTATATAGAAGCTAAAAATGGACATTTGGCCTAATCAGAGGCGATGTTTTGATTTCAATTGCGGATTTTTGATGTCTGATTTACGATGGCGTGAGGCCAAGACCCCCTCCCAAGCTAGCACCTGTCTCTATTATCaagaaaattaaaagtttttttttatatttataaccAATCATGAATTCACGATCTAAATACGCAGAAAATGTATGAAAGGATATGATACCTTTCATTAAAGAGTTATATGCTAAATCGATTGATTTGAAATATAAGGAACATTTGGAGAAATTTTCAAGTAGCATATCCTAACACTTTAATGGACAGTTTTGAGTAAAATAGATGTATCTTCTTTGTATTCAAAGAAAAAGGGAAAGTCAAGCACTGAAGGGTCAGTTTCGATTGTATTGATTTCCTTTCCTTGCACATGATTGGTCTtgactttaattttttacacGTACGTTTGCAATTGGCTGCCCCTGACGACGCGACGGCCACAACATTGGGCTAGCTCTTGAAATGATTTCACATATTACCACATATGACAGTTTAATGGACTTGTTAGCTCCGACTGATACAGATATAGTACGTTCTTGCAGACGCGACCAAAATGAGGCATGAACAAGTTGTTGTCGACTATTGGGCTATGTTTAAGACATCAGGCCTATGCCTTTTATTGGCCTTATGTGGATATGTACTGCTCaagtaaatataaaatatgaaataaggATTCATTAATATTAATGGTAATGATTTTAGAATGATACAGACAATATTTTGGCTGCCTGGACACTTGTCAAAGAATCAATTGCGTCTGGAGGAAATGGCCAAGCAATTGGCAAGCGAGTTGGGTGAAGATGAAAGAGCCGAAATGGAAAAACTCTTCAATAGCAATGAACCACTGACAGAGGAGCGTATTAACCAATTTTTGGATAAGCCATCGAATCAATTGGCGGCAGAGGAACCAAAGAAGGAGCTATAGAATGgcataaattaattataattaagttAATACACAATTTGACTTTATTCTTACATTAGACATTAACATACACAGACagatattgttttgtttttcttttattgtaATAATACGAATACAATATTTCGGTATATCGCGTTCTTAActggcaaacaaacaaaaaatcaatcaaacaaacaattatttaatcAATAATGCATGTAGTATtcagtttatttatttaggcGAAATAAAGCAAGTGGACTAAATCTCTGTAtagtatttatgtatgtatgtaaattgcTACTgatatagtatatatgtataataatataatatgtgtgtatatacttatatgcGGACTCAGAGCCCATTCCTGCTTCATGGGTTAAACTTCTTTTCAAAGCAAAACTGTATCGCCAACCTCAATGTTTTCCTAAACTAACTCAGATTCtggtttaaaatatttgatttaagTTAAAAGCTCAAAACAGCGCACAagtctctctttttgtttttgggtttttctaaACATTATCATaaatgtagaaaaaaaaatcaacacaaTTGTTCTATATCTTTCATTATTCTGCTGCCTAACTCAAAATATCACGATaatctttttctgttttttttctttgctcgCTATGTTACAAGTAGTTTGCCAATTGAATACACAACTTAGGTTTAAATCTAAATCCAACAGTATTAGGCAATTCCGAGAGAGCGCACTTTGTTCCAAATACATAGATAGATGTTCATTAAATAACGATAAGAATCGTTTCTTtagatatagatatacatatatatatatatatatatatatatatatatatatagaactagttgtagatatatatgtatgtatctatagATTTCTGATAATTTGCCAATCTATTGGCTTGGAGTTTGCATTGGAAGCCTGTAATATGGATTGGCCAAGTTAACACGCGCTGCAGGCAACAGCTCTGGATGCTCGGACAATGTGTCCGACAAGGCGGTCAGTAGGACACCTTTtagtaaatgaaataaatgcaATTACTCTAATGAATTAAAACAGACAAAGGATCGGTTGAGTACTTACGCAAAACTTTCTTTTGCAAATCAACTGGGATGACGCCAAGATTACCCTCATGCTCTAGAAATTCGGTTAATTTCTGTAATTCCATTTGGGCCTCATCAGAACCATGGGCCAGAGACTGAGAGAACATTACCTGTGAATGAGAACAAAACAATTAGCAAGTGATTCAAATTTTATAAGCCTTGCCAATATTACCTTTGCCAATTTGTATAAGATCTCCTCCAAAGAGTATTCATTGTATAAGTACTCTACAATTTTAGCCCGGCCTTCGTCATAATCTGTTAGATCTGTAGATCAACGATATTTACATTACGTTTACGTTTTTTATTCCGCCATTTCATGCTCACCTTGCTGGGCATCATTGTCCATCTGCTTGAGTTTATTCCAAAAGCTTAGGCTATCCAATTGTTTAAGAGACACTGGAACCGGTACTGAGACTGGGACAGGCATTGCATTAACATCTGGAGAAATATCCGATTCGTGGACATCTGGAAACGGTTTCTCTGTAGTTGTTGTactggttgttgttgtgcttgtTGTGGACGTGGTTGTAGTTGCTGCAGTGCTGGGCGGACTGTTACGCTTCAAATGATTTTGACGCAGTTCTTCGGGAAAGATGCGATTATCGTAGGATCGTTGAAGAAACTCAATACCCAACCGAATGTCGCGTAAGAATTTCAAAGCATTCTCCCTGGTGATCTGTAGAATGGACACAAAAAATCACTTTATTACCAATCTGTTGTCAGTGTTAGGTCAATGTCTCTCACCAGATTCTCTTTAATCAGTTCTTCAACGGCTCTGGCCACGCCAGTTTCATCGCCTGTCCAAAAGACATATTGGGCCATATCGAACGATGAGTACTGGCCATTGGGATTTCGCAGCAAACTCTGAGCAGTCTGTAATTGAATTGTGAATAAATCAATAttggtaaatttaattttgaatagcgtttcttaaaaataattaattttcttgGGGTGCGCTACCAATCAATTCATTTGCCAATCAGTGTGTAAATGGGTTTTTTTTATCATCCCATTATTCTATTGTAATAAGAACCTTGGCCGTCATTTGGTGGGCCGGACTGGATCT is a window encoding:
- the LOC6651337 gene encoding uncharacterized protein LOC6651337, translated to MRHEQVVVDYWAMFKTSGLCLLLALCGYVLLKMIQTIFWLPGHLSKNQLRLEEMAKQLASELGEDERAEMEKLFNSNEPLTEERINQFLDKPSNQLAAEEPKKEL
- the LOC6651338 gene encoding probable basic-leucine zipper transcription factor N isoform X3, producing MLAGNLVAVYLLASFCLAQAYPALLPYIYNPSKRSDSVFPEIEDDVDELDQLRVSSKRQPDGSSTTTTTTNESVEEVPSVPNPNILPDLERQLEVATPLISTTTTTSTSATTTTGTSKEEGERSQLEEPKTANKPTVVAEPTVHSKTAQSLLRNPNGQYSSFDMAQYVFWTGDETGVARAVEELIKENLITRENALKFLRDIRLGIEFLQRSYDNRIFPEELRQNHLKRNSPPSTAATTTTSTTSTTTTSTTTTEKPFPDVHESDISPDVNAMPVPVSVPVPVSLKQLDSLSFWNKLKQMDNDAQQDLTDYDEGRAKIVEYLYNEYSLEEILYKLAKVMFSQSLAHGSDEAQMELQKLTEFLEHEGNLGVIPVDLQKKVLRVLLTALSDTLSEHPELLPAARVNLANPYYRLPMQTPSQ
- the LOC6650469 gene encoding uncharacterized protein LOC6650469, coding for MANQWTWMLCILLTGQLHQLQAKEREVKLHKIEKIREDEHAFRSELHLGERDEEGHLLINGELKQHETVDNDWKLHIKIHRAENPDDEFEEFLNIPHLAVCDVMKSYYKEFFYESLKEYSNAPHPDTCPLPPEHYHLRDYPLDARRLGRFLIPGYYRFVSKLTKDDEIKIEYLLELQVN
- the LOC6651336 gene encoding lipase 3, producing MMGAFQVGIVLTILGLALAGERPISDCAERIVDDGYAVETHQVTTTDNYILTMHRIPPKESGAPVVLLFHGMLSSSSDWVLMGPGKALAYILSDAGYDVWMGNARGNTYSKAHKYWPTYWQIFWNFSWNEIGIYDVPATIDYILEHTGQKQLQYVGHSQGTTVYLVMMSEKPEYNDKIKSAHLLGPAAYMGNMKSPLTRAFAPILGQPNAMVELVGSMEFMPSNQFKQDLGIEMCQATSPYADMCANEIFLIGGYDSEQLDYELLEHIKATSPAGASVNQNLHFCQEFNSKKFRKFDYSVIRNPYEYGSYTPPNYKLKNAKAPVLLYYGANDWMCDISDVRQLRDELPNMALDYLVPFEKWAHLDFIWGTEAKKYVYDEVLKQMLSYE
- the LOC6651338 gene encoding cell wall protein DAN4 isoform X2; its protein translation is MLAGNLVAVYLLASFCLAQAYPALLPYIYNPSKRSDSVFPEIEDDVDELDQLRVSSKRQPDGSSTTTTTTNESVEEVPSVPNPNILPDLERQLEVATPLISTTTTTSTSATTTTGTSKEEGERSQLEEPKTANKPTVVAEPTVHSKAFYGAARLAFGQNPEVLPTSSTTSTTTTTVATTTTTATTSPATEQPPEKDVVDVVAGEPVAELESAVAETELTALAPTKPAVQHNHNHDLNRETIGDILIDELDAMAKTKTSERRSSPAHQMTAKTAQSLLRNPNGQYSSFDMAQYVFWTGDETGVARAVEELIKENLITRENALKFLRDIRLGIEFLQRSYDNRIFPEELRQNHLKRNSPPSTAATTTTSTTSTTTTSTTTTEKPFPDVHESDISPDVNAMPVPVSVPVPVSLKQLDSLSFWNKLKQMDNDAQQDLTDYDEGRAKIVEYLYNEYSLEEILYKLAKVMFSQSLAHGSDEAQMELQKLTEFLEHEGNLGVIPVDLQKKVLRVLLTALSDTLSEHPELLPAARVNLANPYYRLPMQTPSQ
- the LOC6651338 gene encoding mucin-5AC isoform X1; its protein translation is MLAGNLVAVYLLASFCLAQAYPALLPYIYNPSKRSDSVFPEIEDDVDELDQLRVSSKRQPDGSSTTTTTTNESVEEVPSVPNPNILPDLERQLEVATPLISTTTTTSTSATTTTGTSKEEGERSQLEEPKTANKPTVVAEPTVHSKCISTKPPKNQQAFYGAARLAFGQNPEVLPTSSTTSTTTTTVATTTTTATTSPATEQPPEKDVVDVVAGEPVAELESAVAETELTALAPTKPAVQHNHNHDLNRETIGDILIDELDAMAKTKTSERRSSPAHQMTAKTAQSLLRNPNGQYSSFDMAQYVFWTGDETGVARAVEELIKENLITRENALKFLRDIRLGIEFLQRSYDNRIFPEELRQNHLKRNSPPSTAATTTTSTTSTTTTSTTTTEKPFPDVHESDISPDVNAMPVPVSVPVPVSLKQLDSLSFWNKLKQMDNDAQQDLTDYDEGRAKIVEYLYNEYSLEEILYKLAKVMFSQSLAHGSDEAQMELQKLTEFLEHEGNLGVIPVDLQKKVLRVLLTALSDTLSEHPELLPAARVNLANPYYRLPMQTPSQ
- the LOC6650468 gene encoding mitochondrial dicarboxylate carrier; translation: MSTQQKQSRWYFGGLASAGAACCTHPLDLIKVTLQTQQGKLSVLQLVPKIIREQGVLAFYSGLSASMLRQLTYSTTRFGAYEVGKDFINTDTFTGKIALAGLSGLAGGIVGTPADMVNVRMQNDVKLPKEQRRNYKNAIDGLFKVYRQEGFTRLFSGATTATGRGILMTIGQIAFYDQTKVYLLSTPYFKDNLVTHFTASLVAGTIATTLTQPLDVLKTRSMNAKPGEYNGLWDIVRHTAKLGPMGFFKGYIPAFVRLGPHTIITFVFLEQLRLNFGYIKSS